In Synechococcus sp. RS9909, one genomic interval encodes:
- a CDS encoding glucose-1-phosphate adenylyltransferase, which produces MKRVLAIILGGGAGTRLYPLTKMRAKPAVPLAGKYRLIDIPISNCINSNITKMYVLTQFNSASLNRHLSQTYDLSAGFGQGFVEVLAAQQTPESPSWFEGTADAVRKYQWLFQEWDVDEYLILSGDQLYRMDYSLFVEHHRQSGADLTVAALPVDPQQAEAFGLMRTDAHGTIQEFREKPKGDSLKEMAVDTSRFGLSPESAEQKPYLASMGIYVFSRKALIDLLNDHPQHKDFGKEVIPEALAGGMTLKSYVFDDYWEDIGTIGAFYEANLALTQQPSPPFSFYDEDFPIYTRPRYLPPSKLVDAQITESIIGEGTILKSCSIHHCVLGVRSRVENDVVLQDSLLMGADFFESSTERSVLRERGGIPVGVGQGTTVKRAILDKNTRIGSNVTIVNKDHVEEADRPELGFYIRNGIVVVVKNASIPDGTVI; this is translated from the coding sequence ATGAAGCGCGTTCTGGCCATCATTCTGGGGGGGGGGGCTGGAACCCGCCTCTACCCGCTCACCAAGATGAGGGCCAAGCCGGCGGTCCCCCTGGCCGGAAAATATCGATTGATCGATATCCCGATCAGCAACTGCATCAACTCCAACATCACCAAGATGTATGTGTTGACGCAGTTCAACAGTGCATCGCTGAACCGACACCTCTCCCAGACCTACGACCTCAGTGCAGGTTTCGGCCAGGGGTTTGTGGAGGTGCTGGCGGCGCAACAGACACCCGAGAGCCCGTCCTGGTTTGAGGGCACCGCCGATGCGGTGCGCAAATATCAATGGCTGTTTCAGGAATGGGATGTTGATGAATATCTGATCCTGTCCGGAGATCAGCTCTACCGCATGGACTACAGCCTGTTCGTGGAGCATCACCGCCAGTCGGGTGCCGACCTCACCGTGGCTGCCCTGCCTGTGGATCCCCAGCAGGCGGAGGCATTCGGCCTGATGCGCACCGATGCCCATGGCACGATCCAGGAGTTCCGGGAGAAGCCCAAAGGGGACTCGCTGAAAGAGATGGCTGTGGACACCTCTCGCTTCGGCTTGTCGCCGGAATCGGCTGAGCAGAAGCCCTATCTGGCCTCGATGGGCATTTATGTGTTCAGCCGTAAGGCGCTGATCGATCTCCTCAACGATCACCCCCAACACAAAGATTTTGGTAAGGAGGTCATTCCTGAGGCCCTGGCAGGTGGCATGACGCTCAAGAGTTATGTGTTTGATGATTACTGGGAAGATATCGGCACGATCGGTGCCTTTTATGAGGCCAACCTGGCCCTGACCCAGCAACCCTCACCGCCCTTCAGCTTCTACGACGAAGACTTCCCGATTTACACCCGGCCCCGTTATCTGCCGCCGAGCAAACTCGTGGATGCCCAGATCACGGAGTCGATCATCGGCGAGGGCACTATTCTAAAGTCTTGCAGTATTCACCATTGCGTGCTGGGTGTGCGCAGCCGTGTGGAAAACGACGTCGTGCTCCAGGACTCGCTGCTGATGGGGGCTGATTTCTTTGAATCCTCCACTGAGCGCTCCGTTCTCAGGGAGCGTGGTGGCATTCCGGTGGGTGTGGGTCAGGGCACCACGGTGAAGCGCGCCATCCTCGACAAGAACACGCGGATCGGCTCCAACGTCACCATCGTCAACAAGGATCACGTGGAAGAAGCCGACCGGCCTGAACTGGGTTTCTACATCCGCAACGGCATCGTTGTGGTGGTGAAGAATGCCTCCATCCCTGACGGCACGGTGATCTGA
- a CDS encoding glutamyl-tRNA reductase, which produces MHIAVVGLSHRTAPVEVREKLSIPEQTMESSLQTLRDHEQVLEASILSTCNRLEIYTLVQHPELGMSAVREFLSGHSGLPTDDLTPHLFTYHHQDAVAHLLRVSAGLDSLVLGEGQILSQVKKMMRLGQEHKSIGPILNRLLTQAVSTGKRVRTETNLGTGAVSISSAAVELAQLKLGQARGLDQLVTLESEQVAVVGAGRMSRLLLQHLQAKGCSGVVLLNRTRERAQMLAADFPGLPAQCRTLEELDHCLSTCSLVFTSTAADDPIIDAARLQRLNRRSSLRLIDIGVPRNIASDVADIAGVEAFDVDDLQEVVARNQEARQQVAREAQGLLDEEGRLFLEWWDSLEAVPTINRLRSALEQIRSDELQKALSRMGPDFSARERKVVEALSKGIINKILHTPVTQLRSPQPRQDRQQALRVVERIFEL; this is translated from the coding sequence ATGCACATTGCCGTCGTCGGCCTCAGTCATCGCACGGCACCCGTTGAAGTCCGGGAGAAGCTCAGCATCCCGGAGCAGACGATGGAGTCCTCGCTCCAGACCCTGCGTGACCATGAGCAGGTGCTCGAGGCGTCGATTCTCAGCACCTGCAACCGGCTTGAGATCTACACCCTGGTGCAGCATCCCGAGCTGGGCATGTCCGCCGTGCGTGAGTTTCTCAGCGGCCATTCCGGTCTGCCGACCGATGACCTCACCCCCCATCTCTTCACGTATCACCATCAGGACGCTGTCGCCCACCTGCTGCGGGTGTCCGCCGGGCTCGACAGTCTGGTGCTGGGCGAAGGCCAGATCCTCTCCCAGGTGAAGAAGATGATGCGCCTGGGCCAGGAACACAAATCGATCGGTCCGATCCTCAATCGTCTCCTCACCCAGGCGGTCAGCACCGGCAAGCGGGTGCGCACTGAAACGAACCTCGGCACCGGTGCGGTGTCGATCAGTTCGGCTGCGGTGGAGCTGGCCCAGTTGAAGCTCGGCCAGGCCCGCGGTCTCGATCAGCTGGTCACCCTCGAGTCGGAGCAGGTGGCCGTGGTGGGTGCCGGCCGCATGAGCCGTTTGCTGTTGCAGCACCTGCAGGCCAAGGGGTGTTCCGGTGTGGTGCTGCTCAACCGCACCCGTGAACGGGCCCAGATGCTCGCCGCCGACTTCCCCGGGCTGCCGGCCCAGTGCCGCACCCTGGAGGAGCTTGACCATTGCCTGAGCACCTGTTCCCTGGTGTTCACGAGCACGGCTGCCGATGATCCGATCATCGATGCCGCTCGCTTGCAACGGCTGAATCGGCGCAGCTCCCTGCGTCTGATCGACATCGGCGTTCCCCGCAACATCGCCTCGGATGTGGCTGACATCGCCGGCGTTGAGGCCTTCGATGTGGACGACCTGCAGGAAGTGGTGGCGCGCAATCAGGAAGCCCGCCAGCAGGTGGCCCGTGAAGCCCAGGGCCTCCTGGATGAGGAGGGGCGTCTGTTCCTGGAGTGGTGGGACAGTCTGGAGGCGGTTCCCACGATCAACCGCCTGCGTTCAGCTCTCGAGCAGATCCGCTCGGATGAACTGCAGAAAGCGCTCAGCCGCATGGGGCCCGACTTCTCGGCCCGGGAGCGCAAGGTGGTGGAAGCCCTCAGCAAGGGCATCATCAACAAGATCCTGCACACGCCCGTGACCCAGTTGCGCAGTCCCCAGCCCCGTCAGGATCGTCAGCAAGCCCTGCGCGTGGTGGAGCGGATCTTCGAGCTGTAG
- the glpX gene encoding class II fructose-bisphosphatase, which translates to MDRTLIQEILEVVEQAAIASARLTGLGKKDEADAAAVEAMRQRMGQIQMQGRIVIGEGERDEAPMLYIGEEVGSGTGPGVDFAVDPCEGTNLCANNQRGSMAVLAASDRGGLFNAPDFYMKKLAAPPAAKGKVDIRKSATENIKILSECLGLAVSELTIVVMDRARHKDLIAEIRATGARVQPISDGDVQAAIACGFAGTGTHCLMGIGAAPEGVISAAAMRALGGHFQGQLVYDPAVAQTKEWADLTKEGNLARLAEMGISDPDKIYEAEELASGEHVVFAGSGITDGLLFHGVKFEKDCTRTSSLVISNLDNTCRFTNTVHIKDGAQSIALS; encoded by the coding sequence GTGGATCGCACTCTCATCCAGGAAATACTCGAGGTCGTGGAGCAGGCGGCCATCGCCTCCGCTCGCCTCACCGGTCTCGGCAAGAAGGATGAAGCCGATGCCGCTGCTGTGGAGGCCATGCGGCAGCGCATGGGCCAGATCCAGATGCAGGGCCGGATCGTGATCGGGGAAGGCGAGCGTGACGAAGCGCCGATGCTCTACATCGGTGAAGAAGTGGGCAGCGGAACGGGCCCCGGTGTCGACTTCGCCGTTGACCCCTGCGAAGGCACCAACCTCTGCGCCAACAACCAGCGCGGTTCGATGGCCGTGCTCGCGGCTTCCGATCGCGGTGGTCTGTTCAATGCTCCCGACTTCTATATGAAGAAGCTGGCTGCTCCTCCGGCCGCCAAGGGCAAGGTGGACATCCGCAAGTCGGCCACCGAAAACATCAAGATCCTCAGCGAGTGCCTCGGCCTGGCGGTGAGCGAGCTCACGATCGTGGTGATGGATCGGGCCCGCCACAAGGATCTGATCGCTGAGATCCGCGCCACCGGCGCCCGTGTGCAGCCCATCTCCGATGGTGATGTGCAAGCGGCCATCGCCTGTGGCTTCGCCGGCACTGGCACCCACTGCCTGATGGGCATCGGCGCCGCCCCCGAGGGGGTGATCTCCGCGGCTGCCATGCGCGCCCTCGGCGGTCACTTTCAGGGCCAGCTCGTCTACGACCCCGCCGTCGCCCAAACCAAGGAGTGGGCCGATCTCACCAAGGAGGGCAACCTGGCCCGCCTGGCCGAGATGGGCATCAGCGACCCCGACAAGATCTATGAAGCCGAGGAGCTCGCCTCCGGTGAGCATGTGGTGTTCGCCGGCAGCGGCATCACCGACGGCCTCCTGTTCCACGGCGTTAAGTTCGAGAAGGACTGCACCCGCACCAGCAGCCTGGTGATCAGCAATCTCGACAACACCTGCCGCTTCACCAACACGGTGCACATCAAGGACGGCGCCCAGAGCATCGCTCTGAGCTGA
- the rpe gene encoding ribulose-phosphate 3-epimerase produces MSTKPLVISPSILSADFARLGEEVKAVDQAGADWIHVDVMDGRFVPNITIGPLIVEALRPVTQKPLDVHLMIVEPEKYVPDFAKAGADIISVQVEACPHLHRNLAQIKDLGKQAGAVLNPSTPLDTLEYCLELCDLVLIMSVNPGFGGQSFIDNQVQKIRDLRRMCEAKGLDPWIEVDGGVKGANAWKVIEAGANAIVSGSGVFNQPDYAAAIEGIRNSKRPEGVLV; encoded by the coding sequence ATGAGCACCAAGCCCCTGGTGATCTCCCCGTCGATCCTCTCGGCCGATTTCGCCCGCCTCGGCGAGGAGGTGAAAGCGGTGGATCAGGCCGGTGCCGACTGGATCCACGTTGACGTGATGGATGGTCGCTTCGTGCCGAACATCACAATCGGCCCGTTGATCGTGGAAGCCCTCCGCCCGGTGACCCAGAAACCTCTGGATGTGCACCTGATGATCGTGGAGCCCGAGAAGTACGTGCCCGATTTCGCGAAAGCGGGAGCCGACATCATCTCGGTGCAGGTCGAGGCCTGCCCGCACCTGCACCGCAACCTGGCGCAGATCAAGGATCTCGGCAAACAGGCTGGTGCTGTGCTCAACCCCAGCACCCCACTCGACACCCTGGAGTATTGCCTTGAGCTCTGCGATCTGGTGCTGATCATGAGCGTGAACCCCGGCTTCGGTGGTCAGAGCTTCATCGACAACCAGGTGCAGAAGATCCGAGATCTGCGTCGCATGTGCGAGGCCAAAGGTCTCGATCCCTGGATCGAAGTGGATGGTGGCGTTAAAGGAGCCAACGCCTGGAAGGTGATCGAGGCAGGGGCCAATGCGATTGTGAGTGGCTCCGGCGTGTTCAATCAGCCCGATTACGCCGCCGCCATCGAGGGCATCCGCAACAGCAAGCGCCCGGAAGGTGTTCTCGTTTGA
- the ccsB gene encoding c-type cytochrome biogenesis protein CcsB, translating into MIPSPALVFSALTPFLDTALSEPVLLLGLIAFALLLLALPWAFWALSTGESSSSVRTLVALANLAFTAQLVLRWWQSGHFPISNLYESLCFLAWACTLTQLLVERAWASPLVAAAATPMGLGCIAFASFALPDRLQEASPLVPALRSSWLVMHVSVIMVSYAALLVGSLLSIAVLVIDRGNALELRSSSIGSGGFRRAALTGPSLEPESTASLQLSPVQFSRAEQLDSLSYRTITVGFLLLTVGIISGAVWANEAWGSWWSWDPKETWALICWLVYAAYLHTRLSRGWQGRRPALVASAGLVVIVVCYIGVNLLGIGLHSYGWFFES; encoded by the coding sequence ATGATCCCTTCCCCAGCTCTCGTGTTCTCCGCGTTGACGCCCTTCCTGGACACCGCCCTGTCTGAGCCCGTGCTGCTGCTGGGGTTGATCGCGTTCGCGTTGTTATTGCTCGCACTGCCCTGGGCCTTCTGGGCCCTCTCCACCGGGGAGAGCTCCAGTTCCGTGCGCACCCTGGTGGCGTTGGCGAACCTGGCCTTCACCGCCCAGCTGGTGTTGCGTTGGTGGCAGTCGGGCCACTTCCCGATCAGCAATCTCTACGAATCCCTCTGCTTCCTCGCCTGGGCCTGCACCCTCACCCAGCTGCTGGTGGAGAGGGCCTGGGCCTCGCCCCTGGTGGCGGCTGCCGCCACGCCGATGGGTCTGGGCTGCATTGCCTTCGCCAGCTTTGCCCTGCCCGATCGTCTGCAGGAGGCATCGCCCTTGGTGCCGGCCCTGAGATCGAGCTGGTTGGTTATGCACGTGAGCGTGATCATGGTCAGCTACGCCGCCCTGTTGGTGGGCTCCCTGCTGTCGATTGCTGTGCTCGTGATCGATCGGGGCAATGCCCTGGAATTGCGCAGCAGTTCGATCGGCAGCGGTGGCTTTCGTCGTGCGGCGCTGACCGGACCCAGCCTGGAGCCTGAGTCCACCGCGTCCTTGCAGCTCTCGCCGGTGCAGTTTTCCCGAGCTGAGCAGCTCGACAGCCTCAGCTATCGCACGATCACCGTGGGCTTCCTGCTGCTCACCGTGGGCATCATCAGTGGCGCCGTGTGGGCCAATGAAGCCTGGGGGAGCTGGTGGAGCTGGGATCCGAAGGAAACCTGGGCTCTGATCTGCTGGCTGGTGTACGCCGCCTATCTGCACACGCGCCTCAGCCGCGGCTGGCAGGGCCGTCGGCCTGCCCTGGTGGCCTCTGCCGGACTGGTGGTGATTGTGGTCTGCTACATCGGCGTGAACCTGCTGGGAATCGGCCTGCACAGCTATGGCTGGTTCTTCGAGAGCTGA
- a CDS encoding LptF/LptG family permease, protein MMARVGSWCRRIPLLDRWLLGELIGPLLFAIAAFTVVSLSVGVMFELVRRIVESGLPVGIAVQVLLLRLPSFLVISFPMATLMATLLAYSRLSANSELTALRSVGISATRMIAPALALALVMTGLTFVFNDVIVPRTSLSAEITLQRALGRSVSTEKGNNIIYSRFGRLVAGDGESETGLAQLFYAKKFNEGVMSGVTVLDFSRLGFTQMLVADEARWNERESKWEFLDGQILTLSPSGSVTSADFDRYLYPLSAAPIRIAKLPKDANNMTVAEAIEAERMLDEAGDRKEARRMRVRIQEKFTLPMACLVFGLIGSSLGAKPNGRTSRSQGFGISVVLILVYYVLSFSFSSLGVKGTLPPVVAAWAPVLISLAGGGLLLRQASR, encoded by the coding sequence ATGATGGCGCGCGTTGGCAGCTGGTGCAGGCGCATTCCTCTGCTGGATCGCTGGCTTCTCGGTGAGCTGATCGGGCCCCTTCTCTTCGCGATCGCGGCCTTCACTGTGGTCTCCCTCTCGGTGGGGGTGATGTTTGAGCTGGTCCGCCGGATCGTGGAGTCGGGCCTGCCCGTGGGCATCGCCGTGCAGGTGTTGTTGCTGCGCCTGCCCAGCTTTCTGGTGATCTCCTTCCCGATGGCCACGTTGATGGCCACCCTGCTGGCCTACAGCCGCCTGTCGGCGAACAGTGAACTGACGGCCTTGCGCAGCGTTGGCATCAGTGCCACACGGATGATTGCGCCGGCCCTGGCCCTCGCGCTGGTGATGACGGGCCTCACCTTCGTCTTCAACGATGTGATCGTGCCCCGCACCAGCCTCTCGGCGGAGATCACGCTGCAGCGGGCGCTGGGCCGCTCCGTGTCAACCGAGAAGGGGAACAACATCATTTATTCCCGCTTCGGGCGCCTGGTGGCCGGTGATGGTGAATCGGAGACCGGGCTGGCCCAGTTGTTCTATGCCAAAAAGTTCAACGAGGGGGTCATGAGTGGCGTCACGGTGCTCGATTTCTCCCGTCTCGGTTTCACCCAGATGTTGGTGGCCGATGAGGCTCGCTGGAACGAGCGTGAGAGCAAGTGGGAGTTCCTCGATGGCCAGATCCTCACCCTGTCTCCCTCCGGCAGCGTGACCTCGGCCGATTTCGATCGCTATCTCTATCCGCTCAGTGCCGCACCGATCCGGATCGCCAAGTTGCCGAAGGATGCCAACAACATGACGGTGGCCGAGGCGATCGAAGCTGAGCGCATGCTCGATGAAGCCGGCGATCGCAAGGAAGCGCGGCGGATGCGCGTGCGCATTCAGGAGAAGTTCACCCTGCCGATGGCCTGTCTGGTTTTCGGTCTGATCGGCAGCAGCCTCGGGGCGAAGCCGAATGGCCGCACCAGTCGCAGCCAGGGCTTCGGCATCAGTGTGGTGCTGATTCTGGTGTACTACGTGCTGAGCTTCAGTTTCAGTTCCCTTGGCGTCAAAGGCACCCTCCCCCCGGTGGTGGCTGCCTGGGCGCCCGTGTTGATCTCCCTCGCCGGCGGTGGCCTGCTGCTGCGGCAGGCCAGCCGCTGA
- the lptB gene encoding LPS export ABC transporter ATP-binding protein, which yields MSLTLERVSLTLGGRPLVRDLSIALAPGEVIGLLGPNGAGKTTSFNLVIGLLRPDQGQVLLDGHPIAGLPMPERARLGIGYLPQEPSVFRQLTVRENLELVLAQSCLPTQQCRERLHQLVEDFHLSAFLNRRGYQLSGGERRRCEVARALAVGLEGPRYLLLDEPFAGVDPLAVADLQQLIQGLRDRGMGILITDHNVRETLAITDRAYILTDGSILASGPSDQVAHDPQVRRHYLGEGFQL from the coding sequence ATGAGCCTGACCCTGGAACGGGTCTCCCTGACCCTGGGGGGCCGACCGTTGGTGCGCGATCTCTCGATTGCGCTCGCACCTGGTGAGGTGATCGGTTTGCTCGGGCCGAACGGGGCTGGCAAAACCACCAGTTTCAATCTGGTGATCGGCTTGTTGCGCCCCGACCAGGGCCAGGTGCTGTTGGATGGACATCCGATCGCCGGGCTGCCGATGCCGGAACGGGCCCGTCTCGGGATCGGTTACCTGCCGCAGGAGCCGAGTGTCTTCCGCCAGCTCACCGTGCGCGAGAATCTTGAGCTCGTCCTCGCCCAGAGCTGCCTGCCCACGCAGCAGTGCCGTGAGCGCCTGCACCAATTGGTGGAGGATTTCCACCTCAGTGCCTTTCTCAACCGTCGCGGCTACCAGCTCTCCGGCGGTGAGCGACGCCGCTGCGAGGTGGCCCGGGCCCTGGCCGTGGGCCTGGAGGGTCCGCGTTATCTGCTGCTCGACGAACCCTTCGCTGGGGTGGATCCCCTCGCCGTGGCTGATCTGCAACAGCTGATTCAGGGCCTGCGCGATCGGGGGATGGGCATCCTGATCACCGACCACAACGTGCGTGAAACGCTTGCGATCACCGATCGCGCCTACATCCTCACCGACGGTTCGATCCTGGCCTCCGGTCCTTCCGATCAGGTTGCCCACGATCCCCAGGTGCGGCGCCACTATCTCGGGGAGGGGTTCCAGCTGTGA
- a CDS encoding LptA/OstA family protein: protein MLCLSALAPGLRAQPLASTQPQQPAQQGGLITIESDTQSADNITGVVTALGNVRIVYPARGMVATSRQAQYYSKEGRLVLSGDVDVIQEGGNALRAERVVYSLDDERAVAEPAQGGQVFSQMVIRQDQGQPRPAVTPLLP from the coding sequence ATGCTGTGTCTCAGTGCTCTGGCGCCGGGCCTGCGCGCCCAGCCCTTGGCATCGACTCAGCCGCAACAGCCTGCTCAGCAGGGCGGTTTGATCACAATCGAATCCGACACCCAGAGCGCCGACAACATCACCGGTGTGGTGACTGCGCTCGGCAATGTGCGCATCGTCTATCCCGCCAGGGGGATGGTGGCCACCTCGCGTCAGGCCCAGTACTACAGCAAGGAGGGTCGGTTGGTGCTGAGCGGCGATGTGGATGTGATTCAGGAGGGCGGCAATGCCCTGCGGGCTGAACGTGTGGTGTACTCACTGGATGACGAACGTGCCGTGGCCGAACCAGCGCAGGGGGGGCAGGTCTTCAGCCAGATGGTGATCCGCCAGGACCAGGGCCAACCGCGGCCGGCGGTCACCCCCCTCCTGCCATGA